One window of the Janthinobacterium sp. PAMC25594 genome contains the following:
- a CDS encoding phage tail protein, whose amino-acid sequence MKSFVRNRVSSVALVSGVLAAAWSPASFACSDTPVLASICVMAVPFTFGPFNRQFILAAGQDLSINSYTALYSLIGTTYGQTNNTTFKLPDLRGKFVIGAGGSYSTGATGGKDAITLTTAQLPPHLFTVTALPVAMGAVTVSTTLPTLSATVNIASSVATGTVSGLKLNVVNSGGGVATPSGNYLGKSGNAIANIYSAATPDATLNAAAISGGDVSVTVPASSTTVTLPGSTVAGAVGGTATVSGNTNVVGQATPIDIRPPYIALTYYIAAQNGLYPSRD is encoded by the coding sequence TTGAAATCATTCGTCAGGAATCGTGTTTCTAGCGTCGCACTGGTCTCCGGTGTGCTTGCGGCAGCCTGGAGCCCCGCCAGTTTCGCCTGCTCCGATACGCCGGTGCTGGCGAGTATTTGCGTCATGGCGGTACCGTTCACGTTTGGTCCTTTTAATCGCCAGTTTATTCTCGCTGCCGGGCAGGATTTGTCGATTAATAGCTATACGGCGCTGTACTCCCTGATCGGTACCACTTACGGCCAAACCAATAATACGACCTTCAAGCTGCCCGACCTGCGCGGCAAGTTCGTGATCGGCGCCGGCGGCAGTTACAGCACAGGCGCTACAGGCGGAAAAGACGCCATCACCCTGACGACAGCCCAGTTGCCGCCGCATTTGTTCACCGTGACCGCGCTTCCGGTTGCCATGGGCGCGGTGACCGTCTCCACGACATTGCCTACGCTGAGCGCCACGGTCAATATCGCCAGCAGCGTCGCGACCGGCACGGTGTCGGGTCTGAAATTGAACGTGGTCAATAGCGGCGGCGGTGTCGCGACTCCATCGGGTAACTATCTCGGCAAGAGCGGTAATGCTATCGCCAATATCTATTCCGCGGCGACGCCGGATGCAACCCTCAATGCCGCTGCCATCAGCGGTGGCGATGTGTCGGTGACGGTCCCGGCCAGTTCCACAACCGTGACCTTGCCGGGCTCAACCGTGGCCGGAGCCGTGGGCGGCACCGCGACCGTCAGCGGCAACACCAATGTCGTCGGGCAAGCCACGCCGATTGATATCAGGCCGCCGTATATCGCATTGACGTATTACATCGCGGCGCAAAATGGCCTGTATCCGAGCCGCGACTAA
- a CDS encoding tetratricopeptide repeat protein — MITAALFAVAVNAGAAPRDLSAELKRANKALAAHDYGLAYKEYARVAAGNPLAQFNLGLIEREGWGRPRDAVAACAWFGKAAQGKTPAAQQFFGDCLAAGTGRAPDGKAAVAWYQKAAQSGIAYANCSAGELYIRGQVVDKDVARGLALCAQAAQAGSAPAMLRLADYYKDDKDVPQDLAAARYWYQQAAEYRIPVAQYRLGVMLGLGEGGAANPALALSWLEHAAVEGYAPAYLPVAILYGNSAPDPATGALTPANLAKIYMWSRAARATTSKPAEIAEIEGIEQLLQQVMPPQWQPELDRRVAEHLDKFTVK; from the coding sequence ATGATCACTGCCGCGCTGTTTGCGGTCGCGGTGAACGCGGGCGCCGCTCCGCGCGACCTTTCTGCCGAGTTAAAGCGCGCTAACAAGGCCCTGGCAGCGCACGATTATGGGCTGGCCTACAAGGAATATGCGCGTGTCGCCGCCGGCAATCCTTTGGCGCAATTTAACCTGGGATTGATCGAACGCGAGGGCTGGGGACGCCCACGCGATGCTGTCGCAGCCTGTGCCTGGTTCGGCAAGGCGGCGCAAGGCAAGACCCCGGCCGCGCAACAGTTTTTTGGCGATTGCCTGGCTGCCGGCACCGGGCGCGCGCCCGATGGCAAGGCTGCTGTGGCGTGGTATCAGAAGGCGGCGCAATCAGGCATCGCGTATGCGAACTGCTCCGCCGGTGAACTGTATATCCGTGGCCAGGTCGTCGACAAGGATGTCGCGCGCGGCCTGGCCCTGTGTGCGCAAGCGGCGCAGGCGGGCTCGGCGCCGGCCATGCTGCGCCTTGCCGATTATTATAAGGACGACAAGGATGTGCCGCAAGATCTGGCGGCTGCGCGCTACTGGTATCAACAGGCAGCCGAATACCGCATTCCTGTGGCGCAATATCGCCTGGGCGTGATGCTGGGGCTGGGCGAGGGCGGCGCCGCCAACCCGGCCCTGGCCTTGTCGTGGCTCGAACATGCGGCCGTCGAAGGGTATGCGCCGGCCTATTTACCGGTGGCCATTTTGTATGGCAACAGTGCACCGGACCCTGCCACCGGCGCGCTGACGCCGGCCAACCTGGCAAAGATTTACATGTGGAGCCGCGCGGCCAGAGCCACCACCAGCAAGCCGGCGGAAATTGCCGAAATCGAGGGTATTGAACAACTGCTGCAGCAAGTAATGCCACCGCAGTGGCAACCCGAGCTCGATCGCCGGGTGGCCGAGCATCTGGATAAATTTACTGTCAAATAG
- a CDS encoding SulP family inorganic anion transporter: MSASAATQTQRWQDVSAGLSIAGLLLPEAVAYASIGNLAPQAGILALFAGLLCYGALGASRFAIVSATSSSAAVLAAAMASMPGGTAGHRLMLVAGLVILTGAFFLLAWVARLGSVTQFIAKPVLRGFSFGLAIVIIIKQLPGVLGVQAGGAVVHLVPGLLARAGQWNWRGAALCVAALLLLFLLRRAQRWPAGLIVIALGIAAGQWLDLSRHGVALVGAIDISLAMPVLPRLTQEEWTRLAELAFALALILYAESYGAIRSFALKHGDPVAPERDLLALGAANVLAGLLQAMPVGAGYSATSANEAAGATSRLAGLVAAAVVGVIVLTLLPLVALTPVPVLAAVVIHAVSHTLNPVSLQPYFAWRRDRLLVLAAIAGVLLFGVLDGLLVAIAISLLLMLRRLSRPGMSVLGRLGESHDYVKLALHREARAQPELLILRLDEPLFFVNAERSLHLARAMLEERAGPLRKVILSLEESPDLDGSSVEALRDFAAFVRQQGLSLALARLKEPAYTVLRLALGDLLAVQAGPALLLSELSVAEAVHLLEDAAAQK; the protein is encoded by the coding sequence ATGAGCGCATCGGCTGCGACGCAAACGCAGCGCTGGCAGGATGTCAGCGCCGGCCTGTCGATCGCCGGCCTGCTGCTGCCGGAAGCGGTGGCGTATGCCAGCATCGGCAACCTGGCGCCCCAGGCGGGCATCCTGGCCCTGTTCGCGGGCTTGCTCTGCTATGGCGCGCTGGGCGCGAGCCGCTTTGCCATCGTTTCGGCTACGTCGTCGTCGGCCGCCGTGCTGGCCGCAGCCATGGCTTCCATGCCGGGCGGCACGGCGGGGCACCGGCTCATGCTGGTGGCGGGGCTGGTGATACTGACGGGTGCGTTTTTCCTGCTGGCCTGGGTGGCCAGGCTGGGCAGCGTCACGCAATTCATCGCCAAGCCCGTGTTGCGCGGCTTTTCCTTCGGCCTGGCCATCGTCATCATCATCAAGCAGCTGCCCGGCGTGCTGGGCGTGCAGGCGGGCGGCGCCGTCGTGCATCTCGTGCCCGGCTTGCTGGCGCGGGCGGGACAGTGGAACTGGCGCGGCGCGGCCCTTTGCGTGGCGGCGCTGCTGTTGCTGTTCCTGCTGCGGCGCGCGCAGCGCTGGCCCGCCGGACTGATCGTCATCGCGCTGGGGATCGCCGCCGGACAGTGGCTCGACTTGTCGCGCCACGGCGTGGCCCTGGTGGGCGCCATCGATATCAGCCTGGCCATGCCGGTCCTGCCGCGCCTGACGCAGGAGGAATGGACGCGCCTGGCCGAACTGGCGTTTGCGCTGGCGCTGATCCTGTATGCCGAATCGTATGGCGCCATCCGCAGTTTTGCCTTGAAGCATGGCGATCCCGTGGCGCCCGAGCGCGACTTGCTGGCGCTGGGCGCGGCCAACGTGCTGGCGGGATTGCTGCAAGCCATGCCGGTGGGCGCCGGCTATTCGGCCACGTCGGCCAACGAGGCGGCCGGCGCCACCTCGCGCCTGGCGGGGCTGGTGGCCGCCGCCGTGGTGGGCGTCATCGTGCTGACCCTGCTGCCGCTGGTGGCGCTCACGCCCGTGCCCGTGCTGGCCGCCGTGGTCATCCACGCCGTCAGCCATACCCTGAACCCTGTTTCCTTGCAGCCCTACTTTGCCTGGCGCCGCGACCGCCTGCTGGTGCTGGCGGCGATTGCCGGCGTGCTGCTGTTCGGCGTGCTCGACGGCTTGCTGGTGGCCATCGCCATCAGCCTGCTGCTGATGCTGCGCCGCCTGTCGCGGCCGGGCATGTCCGTGCTGGGGCGGCTGGGCGAGAGCCACGACTACGTCAAGCTGGCGCTGCATCGCGAGGCGCGAGCGCAGCCGGAGCTGCTGATATTGCGCCTCGATGAACCCTTGTTCTTTGTCAATGCCGAGCGTAGCCTGCACCTGGCGCGCGCCATGCTGGAGGAGCGGGCCGGTCCGCTGCGCAAGGTGATCCTCAGCCTGGAAGAGTCGCCCGACCTCGATGGCAGCAGCGTCGAAGCCTTGCGCGACTTTGCCGCATTCGTGCGCCAGCAGGGGCTGTCCCTGGCGCTGGCGCGCCTGAAGGAGCCGGCGTACACGGTGCTGCGGCTGGCGCTGGGCGACCTGCTGGCCGTGCAAGCCGGACCGGCGCTGCTGCTCAGTGAATTGAGCGTGGCCGAGGCCGTGCATCTGCTGGAGGATGCGGCAGCGCAAAAGTAG
- a CDS encoding ParB-like protein, producing MTSTKPQLVKARLNKLLPTQITVGMAEVALKRAHWASLGRKARTAALANHWFPSIIGPEGRHYIVDHHHFGLALHQEGVKSVSLMILKDLSWLEPLHFWHVMDHHQWVHPYDSEGLRRDFSAIPRHLSGLHDDPYRSLAGELRSAGGYAKDVTPFSEFLWADFLRSRIAPASLRKNFPKALAQANKLARSQQARYLPGWSGIVPPA from the coding sequence ATGACAAGCACGAAACCGCAACTGGTCAAGGCAAGGCTGAACAAGCTGCTGCCCACGCAAATCACGGTCGGCATGGCCGAGGTGGCGCTCAAGCGCGCGCACTGGGCCAGCCTGGGCCGGAAGGCGCGGACGGCGGCGCTGGCGAATCACTGGTTTCCCAGCATCATCGGCCCGGAAGGACGCCACTACATCGTCGACCACCACCATTTCGGCCTGGCGCTGCACCAGGAAGGCGTGAAAAGCGTCAGCCTGATGATACTCAAGGATCTGTCATGGTTGGAACCGCTGCACTTCTGGCATGTGATGGACCACCACCAGTGGGTACACCCGTACGACAGCGAAGGCTTGCGCCGCGATTTTTCCGCCATCCCCCGGCACCTGAGCGGCTTGCACGATGATCCCTACCGCAGCCTGGCCGGCGAATTGCGCAGCGCAGGCGGCTACGCCAAGGATGTGACGCCCTTCAGCGAATTCCTGTGGGCCGATTTCCTGCGCAGCCGCATCGCGCCCGCCAGCCTGCGAAAGAATTTCCCCAAAGCACTGGCGCAAGCCAATAAGCTGGCGCGCAGCCAGCAGGCGCGCTATCTGCCCGGCTGGAGCGGCATCGTGCCGCCCGCCTGA
- a CDS encoding nitronate monooxygenase family protein, with amino-acid sequence MSTSQRFLDRLGLQHPIIQAPMAGVSTPRMAAAVSHAGGLGSLGIGAGTVAQARQMIMDTRALTDRPFNINVFCHAPAARDARREAAWLAHLAPLFAQLGAAVPAQLDEIYPTFLGNEAAFALLLEQRPAVASFHFGLPTQQQIAALRQAGIYTMATATNLREAAMIEQAGVDAIVAQGVEAGGHRGVFDPQAPDERHSTSVLLRLLAGRTTLPLIAAGGIMDGAGIRAALDLGAAAAQLGTAFVLCPESSANAGYRANLKSERAASTRLTSVLSGRLARGMVNRLIEHGEAPGSPPPADYPVAYDAAKQLNALASQHGDSEFAAQWAGQGAPLAREMGAEELVLTLAREMAA; translated from the coding sequence ATGAGCACGTCCCAGCGCTTCCTCGACCGTCTCGGCTTGCAGCACCCCATCATCCAGGCGCCGATGGCGGGCGTCTCCACGCCGCGCATGGCGGCCGCCGTTTCGCATGCGGGCGGCCTCGGTTCGCTGGGCATCGGCGCCGGCACGGTGGCGCAGGCGCGCCAGATGATCATGGATACGCGCGCGCTGACGGACCGCCCCTTCAATATCAATGTGTTTTGCCATGCCCCGGCGGCAAGGGATGCGCGGCGCGAAGCGGCCTGGCTGGCCCATCTGGCGCCCCTGTTTGCGCAGCTGGGCGCGGCCGTGCCAGCGCAGCTCGACGAGATATATCCAACCTTTCTCGGCAATGAGGCAGCGTTTGCCCTGCTGCTGGAACAGCGCCCCGCCGTCGCCAGCTTTCATTTCGGCTTGCCGACGCAGCAGCAAATTGCCGCCCTGCGCCAGGCCGGCATCTACACGATGGCCACGGCCACCAATCTGCGCGAGGCGGCCATGATCGAACAGGCCGGGGTCGACGCCATCGTGGCGCAAGGCGTGGAAGCAGGCGGACACCGGGGCGTCTTCGACCCGCAAGCGCCGGACGAGCGCCACAGCACATCGGTGCTGCTGCGCCTGCTGGCTGGTCGCACAACGCTCCCCCTGATCGCCGCCGGCGGCATCATGGATGGAGCAGGCATCCGCGCCGCGCTGGACCTGGGCGCTGCGGCCGCCCAGCTGGGCACGGCGTTCGTGCTGTGCCCGGAATCGTCGGCCAACGCGGGCTACCGTGCCAACCTGAAAAGCGAACGGGCCGCCAGCACCCGCCTGACCAGCGTCCTCTCGGGCCGCCTGGCGCGCGGCATGGTGAACCGTCTGATCGAGCACGGCGAAGCGCCAGGCAGCCCGCCGCCGGCCGACTACCCCGTCGCCTACGATGCAGCAAAACAATTGAACGCGCTGGCAAGCCAGCACGGCGACAGCGAATTTGCCGCGCAATGGGCCGGCCAGGGCGCGCCGCTGGCGCGGGAAATGGGGGCGGAGGAACTGGTGTTGACCTTGGCAAGGGAAATGGCGGCTTGA
- the gstA gene encoding glutathione transferase GstA — MKLFYSPGACSQAPHILLRETGAAFTLVKVDLGQHRTLEGGNYYELNPKGQVPLLALDDGTTLSEGPVIAQYIAEQAGRQDLLPPVGNFARYKVLEWQNYITSELHKSFSPLFDPRFDAATKALFIEQLGKKFKWVDSRLEGQAYLTGDTFTVADAYLFVITGWAPNVGVDLSALANVQAFLGRVSWRDSVKAAREAEGLAKSA; from the coding sequence ATGAAACTCTTTTACTCGCCGGGCGCCTGCTCGCAGGCACCGCACATCCTCCTGCGCGAAACGGGGGCGGCCTTCACCCTCGTGAAGGTCGACCTGGGCCAGCACCGGACGCTGGAAGGCGGCAATTACTACGAACTCAACCCGAAAGGCCAGGTGCCGCTGCTGGCGCTCGACGATGGCACGACCTTGAGTGAAGGCCCCGTCATCGCCCAGTACATCGCCGAACAGGCCGGCAGGCAGGATTTATTGCCGCCGGTAGGCAACTTTGCCCGCTACAAGGTGCTGGAATGGCAGAATTACATCACGTCCGAGCTGCACAAATCGTTCAGTCCCCTGTTCGATCCCCGCTTCGACGCCGCCACCAAAGCCTTATTCATCGAGCAACTGGGCAAGAAATTCAAGTGGGTGGACAGCCGCCTGGAAGGCCAGGCCTACCTGACGGGCGACACCTTTACCGTGGCCGACGCCTACCTGTTCGTCATCACGGGCTGGGCGCCGAACGTGGGCGTGGATTTGTCCGCGCTGGCCAATGTGCAAGCCTTCCTGGGCAGAGTATCCTGGCGCGACAGCGTCAAGGCTGCCCGGGAAGCGGAAGGCCTGGCAAAAAGCGCCTGA
- a CDS encoding GNAT family N-acetyltransferase — MTGRLHAFVTEMIVHPEFQHQGIGAALLSSILGDCRAAGIADIQLFSAKGKSIFYEKLGFSSRPEDAPGMQFNAVT, encoded by the coding sequence ATGACTGGTCGCTTGCATGCGTTTGTCACCGAGATGATTGTTCACCCCGAATTTCAACATCAAGGAATCGGAGCCGCTTTACTCAGCTCAATTCTTGGCGATTGTCGTGCCGCTGGCATTGCAGATATCCAGCTTTTCAGCGCCAAAGGCAAGTCGATATTCTACGAAAAACTTGGATTTTCCTCGCGACCGGAAGATGCGCCTGGCATGCAATTCAATGCAGTCACCTGA
- a CDS encoding MFS transporter: MTTDIKASMLPTTSQQNTLTLAAVCLASLMFGLEISSVPVILPTLETLLHGDFKDLQWIMNAYTLACTTVLMATGTLADRYGRKRLLLASLALFGLSSLACGWAGSTAVLIAARTLQGAAGGAMLICQVAVLSQQFPAGAARGRAFGAWGIVFGLGLGFGPIIGAAIVALSSWQWVFLVHGPLAVVALLLAGLGVTESRDPQRRKLDVAGIATLSLAVFSLAWCITQGPALGVTDPRSVASLAVALLSLMLFAVIERRQPEPMVDFSVFRLRRFSGALLGSAGMNCSFWPLMIYLPLYVQHGLGYSSLGTGLTLLAYTLPTLLMPPLAERLTLRYRADAVIPAGMLAIGAGFLLMLWGSRAETASWLTILPGCLLAGTGLGLTNTPVTNTTTAAVPGERAGMASSIDISARMISLSINIALMGFILVDAIQSALRPHLPGGLDAATLRAMAEDLSAGKGAGALPAGVAKLALAQGFGAVMLYGGVAACLFAVASWLVFGAGRTSAPRDGEAIIGSR; encoded by the coding sequence ATGACTACCGACATCAAGGCTTCGATGCTACCGACTACTTCGCAACAAAATACCCTGACCCTGGCCGCCGTGTGTCTGGCCTCGCTCATGTTCGGCCTGGAAATTTCCAGCGTGCCCGTGATCCTGCCCACCCTGGAAACGCTGCTGCATGGTGACTTCAAGGATTTGCAATGGATCATGAACGCCTACACCCTGGCGTGCACCACCGTGCTGATGGCCACGGGCACCCTGGCTGACCGCTATGGCCGCAAGCGTTTGCTGCTGGCCAGCCTGGCGCTGTTCGGCCTCAGCTCGCTCGCATGCGGCTGGGCCGGCAGCACGGCCGTGTTGATCGCCGCGCGCACGCTGCAGGGCGCGGCCGGCGGCGCCATGCTGATTTGCCAGGTGGCCGTGCTGTCGCAGCAATTCCCGGCCGGCGCCGCGCGGGGCCGGGCGTTCGGCGCCTGGGGCATCGTGTTTGGCCTGGGCCTGGGCTTCGGCCCCATCATCGGCGCGGCCATCGTCGCACTATCGAGCTGGCAATGGGTATTTCTCGTGCACGGGCCGCTGGCTGTCGTCGCGCTGCTGCTGGCGGGCCTGGGCGTGACGGAATCGCGCGATCCGCAGCGGCGCAAGCTGGACGTGGCCGGCATCGCCACCCTGTCGCTGGCCGTGTTCAGCCTGGCGTGGTGCATCACGCAGGGGCCGGCGCTGGGTGTCACGGATCCGCGCAGCGTGGCCAGCCTGGCCGTGGCGCTGCTCAGCCTGATGCTGTTTGCCGTCATCGAACGGCGCCAGCCTGAACCGATGGTCGATTTCAGCGTATTTCGCCTCCGCCGTTTCTCGGGCGCGCTGCTCGGTTCGGCGGGCATGAACTGCAGTTTCTGGCCGCTCATGATTTATCTGCCCCTGTACGTGCAGCATGGCCTCGGCTACAGCAGCCTGGGCACGGGCCTGACCCTGCTGGCCTACACCTTGCCCACCTTGCTCATGCCGCCGCTGGCCGAGCGGCTGACGCTGCGCTACCGGGCCGATGCGGTCATTCCCGCCGGCATGCTGGCCATCGGCGCAGGTTTTTTGCTGATGCTGTGGGGCAGCCGTGCCGAAACTGCCAGCTGGCTGACCATCCTGCCCGGCTGCCTGCTGGCCGGCACGGGCCTCGGGCTGACCAACACGCCCGTCACCAACACGACGACGGCCGCCGTGCCCGGTGAGCGGGCGGGCATGGCGTCGAGCATCGACATCAGCGCGCGCATGATCAGCCTGTCCATCAATATCGCGTTGATGGGCTTTATTCTCGTCGACGCCATCCAGTCCGCCTTGCGGCCCCATTTGCCTGGCGGACTGGACGCGGCCACCTTGCGCGCCATGGCCGAAGATTTGTCGGCAGGCAAGGGCGCCGGCGCGTTGCCGGCCGGCGTGGCGAAGCTGGCGCTGGCGCAAGGCTTTGGCGCCGTGATGCTGTATGGCGGCGTCGCCGCCTGCCTGTTCGCCGTGGCCAGCTGGCTGGTGTTTGGCGCCGGGAGGACGAGCGCGCCAAGGGACGGGGAGGCTATAATCGGGTCACGTTGA
- a CDS encoding DUF1579 domain-containing protein, which translates to MHLPADTNAPRDFDFIIGDWLVKHRRLNSRFTNCKEWTEFDGLSSTVKTLGGFGNLEDNVLYFPEGSFRALALRSFCMKSDTWSIWWLDARKPTTLDVPVVGKFSNHIGVFFADDLLDGQAIKVRFTWSATPGENPRWDQAFSKDQGRTWETNWTMDFVRAAQEMAPLQP; encoded by the coding sequence ATGCACTTGCCAGCCGACACAAACGCACCCCGGGACTTTGACTTCATCATCGGCGATTGGCTAGTCAAACATCGCCGGCTCAATTCCAGATTCACCAATTGCAAGGAATGGACGGAGTTTGACGGGCTCTCGTCGACCGTCAAGACGCTGGGTGGCTTTGGAAACCTGGAGGACAACGTTCTCTACTTCCCGGAAGGCAGCTTCCGTGCCCTTGCACTGCGCTCGTTTTGTATGAAATCCGACACCTGGTCGATCTGGTGGCTCGATGCACGCAAGCCGACGACGCTCGATGTCCCTGTCGTTGGAAAATTCTCCAATCACATCGGCGTATTCTTTGCAGATGACCTACTAGATGGCCAGGCAATAAAAGTGCGCTTTACCTGGAGTGCCACACCTGGGGAAAATCCCCGTTGGGATCAGGCTTTTTCCAAGGACCAGGGAAGAACATGGGAAACGAACTGGACCATGGATTTCGTGCGCGCCGCACAGGAAATGGCACCCCTTCAGCCTTGA
- a CDS encoding LysR family transcriptional regulator, whose product MDMESLTIFCAVASELSVTQAAARLGRAPSSVTTRVQQLEADIGAELFVRTNKRMALTAAGERFLEYAQRLLALAEEARHVVTGGREGGTLRVGSMESTAASRLPALLAGYHARYPDTRLALSTGPSRPLIEQVRTGLLDCAFVALPPAFGGAAALDELGLASTAVWREELCLLLPASEAQARRAVDVRTRSLAAFPQGCTYRGIAEEVLGVAGSTQWRVQELTSYHTMIACVAAGACVTLLPASVLALSDAPATLKTLSVGQADTLLVWRTGFGVPAFQHLLVQISNPQ is encoded by the coding sequence ATGGACATGGAATCCCTGACGATTTTTTGTGCCGTGGCCAGTGAGCTGAGCGTCACGCAGGCCGCGGCGCGGCTGGGCCGCGCGCCGTCCAGCGTCACCACGCGCGTCCAGCAACTGGAAGCCGATATCGGCGCGGAGCTGTTCGTGCGCACGAATAAACGCATGGCCCTGACGGCGGCGGGCGAGCGCTTTCTCGAATATGCGCAGCGTTTGCTGGCGCTGGCGGAAGAGGCCAGGCATGTCGTCACGGGCGGGCGAGAAGGGGGCACCTTGCGCGTGGGCAGCATGGAAAGCACGGCGGCCAGCCGCTTGCCGGCGCTGCTGGCCGGGTATCACGCCCGCTATCCGGACACGCGCCTGGCGCTGAGCACGGGGCCGTCGCGCCCCCTGATCGAGCAGGTGCGCACGGGTTTGCTCGACTGCGCTTTCGTGGCCTTGCCGCCAGCCTTCGGCGGCGCCGCCGCGCTGGATGAGCTTGGCCTGGCATCGACCGCCGTGTGGCGCGAGGAACTGTGCTTGCTGCTGCCGGCCAGCGAAGCGCAGGCGCGCCGCGCCGTGGACGTACGCACGCGCTCGCTGGCGGCGTTTCCGCAAGGCTGCACCTACCGCGGCATCGCCGAAGAGGTGCTGGGCGTGGCCGGCAGCACGCAGTGGCGCGTGCAGGAACTGACTTCGTATCACACCATGATCGCCTGCGTGGCGGCCGGCGCCTGCGTGACCCTGCTGCCGGCCAGCGTGCTGGCGCTGTCAGACGCGCCAGCCACCCTGAAAACACTTTCTGTTGGGCAAGCCGACACCTTGCTGGTGTGGCGCACCGGGTTCGGTGTGCCCGCGTTCCAGCATTTGCTGGTGCAGATAAGTAATCCCCAATAA
- a CDS encoding LysR substrate-binding domain-containing protein, whose translation MDFDTALLRALVAVADTGGFNRAAERLHLSQSAISHQIRRLEEQAGAALLLRTTRSLRLTEDGEDFLRHARQILAAQDALSRRFQRSSIAGAVRFGVPENFMGARLPALLAQFAHLFPAVRLDVTVGTYLDLQKLVAADALDLAVVMALAGDQDDAAVLRRTRFVWAAAHDFRHDGALPLPLAFSPAPCMHRQVGVTALDGAGLDWRVAFTSPSQQGLRAAVLAGLAITALPQGDLEPGMVIVDDQHGLPALPAAQFQLVWRAAGSTAAADAFGQLLREWSAAPAA comes from the coding sequence ATGGACTTCGATACCGCCCTGCTGCGCGCCCTGGTCGCCGTAGCGGACACGGGCGGCTTTAACCGCGCCGCCGAACGGCTGCACCTGAGCCAGTCCGCCATCAGCCACCAGATCCGCCGGCTGGAAGAACAGGCGGGCGCCGCGCTGCTGCTGCGCACGACGCGCAGCCTGCGCCTGACGGAAGATGGCGAGGATTTTCTGCGCCACGCGCGGCAGATCCTGGCGGCCCAGGATGCCCTGTCGCGGCGTTTCCAGCGTTCCTCGATCGCGGGCGCCGTGCGCTTTGGCGTGCCGGAAAATTTCATGGGCGCGCGCCTGCCCGCCCTGCTGGCGCAGTTCGCGCACCTGTTTCCCGCCGTGCGCCTCGATGTGACGGTGGGCACCTATCTTGACTTACAGAAACTCGTCGCCGCCGATGCGCTGGACCTGGCCGTCGTCATGGCCCTGGCTGGCGACCAGGATGACGCCGCCGTGCTGCGCCGCACGCGCTTCGTCTGGGCGGCCGCGCACGATTTCCGCCACGACGGCGCGCTGCCGCTGCCGCTGGCGTTTTCACCGGCACCGTGCATGCACCGGCAAGTGGGCGTCACTGCCCTCGACGGCGCCGGTCTCGACTGGCGCGTGGCGTTCACCTCGCCCAGCCAGCAGGGCTTGCGCGCGGCCGTGCTGGCCGGGCTGGCCATCACGGCCCTGCCACAGGGCGACCTGGAGCCGGGCATGGTCATCGTCGATGACCAGCATGGCTTGCCCGCCCTGCCCGCCGCCCAGTTCCAGCTCGTCTGGCGCGCCGCTGGCAGCACGGCGGCGGCCGACGCGTTCGGGCAATTGCTGCGCGAGTGGTCAGCCGCGCCGGCGGCATGA
- a CDS encoding DUF4337 domain-containing protein: MEDEYEVPNPYEHAVEEAAEKDRDGLTQKIALMTAILATIGAMVNYQSGNAQNEAMFLKNESILLQAQASDQWALYQAKSTKGHIAEATAALATAPEVKARFLAEQAKEDKAKLQVQASARQLEEQSRKLGEESDAKLRPHHRLALALSLIQIAVALAAITVLTRRRWLLWGSVGAAAAGILAAGSAFLL, translated from the coding sequence ATGGAAGACGAATACGAAGTGCCCAATCCTTATGAACACGCCGTCGAAGAGGCGGCGGAAAAGGATCGCGATGGCTTGACGCAAAAGATCGCGCTGATGACGGCCATCCTCGCCACGATAGGCGCGATGGTCAATTATCAAAGCGGCAATGCCCAGAACGAGGCGATGTTTCTGAAGAACGAGAGCATCCTGCTGCAGGCGCAGGCGAGCGACCAGTGGGCCTTGTACCAGGCGAAATCGACCAAGGGGCATATCGCCGAGGCAACGGCGGCGCTGGCCACCGCGCCCGAAGTCAAGGCCCGCTTCCTGGCCGAACAAGCAAAGGAAGACAAGGCCAAGCTGCAAGTGCAAGCCAGCGCGCGCCAGCTGGAAGAGCAATCACGCAAGCTGGGCGAGGAATCGGACGCCAAGCTGCGCCCGCACCACCGTCTGGCCCTGGCACTGAGCCTCATCCAGATCGCCGTGGCGCTGGCCGCCATCACCGTGCTGACGCGGCGCCGCTGGCTGCTGTGGGGTTCCGTGGGCGCGGCGGCGGCCGGCATACTGGCGGCCGGCAGCGCCTTCCTGCTGTAG